A window of the Synchiropus splendidus isolate RoL2022-P1 chromosome 6, RoL_Sspl_1.0, whole genome shotgun sequence genome harbors these coding sequences:
- the pck1 gene encoding phosphoenolpyruvate carboxykinase, cytosolic [GTP] isoform X1 has protein sequence MYSQTSLLPTLDHIALSPYPVMPPQLQSQNQSGPRVLQGDLSSLSPALREFVEANVTLCQPDSLHICDGSDEENRAILTQLEEQGMIKKLAKYENCWLARTDPRDVARVESKTVIVTREQRDTVPTPQDGGVSQLGRWMSLEEFDKAMNLRFPGCMKGRTMYVIPFSMGPVGSPLSKIGVELTDSPYVVASMRVMTRMGKAVLSALGNGEFVRCLHSVGCPLPVKKPLVNNWPCNPEQTLIAHIPDRRQIVSFGSGYGGNSLLGKKCFALRIASRIAKEEGWLAEHMLILGITNPAGVKKYMAAAFPSACGKTNLAMLCPTLPGWKVECVGDDIAWMKFDDQGRLRAINPENGFFGVAPGTSGKTNPNAMATIIKNTIFTNVAETSDGGVYWEGMDETLPEGVTVTSWKNRPWSTKDDEPCAHPNSRFCTPADQCPIIDPLWESPEGVPIEAIIFGGRRPEGVPLVYEAFSWQHGVFVGAAMRSEATAAAEHKGKVIMHDPFAMRPFFGYNFGQYLSHWLSMAKRPGAKLPKIFHVNWFRKSPTTGFLWPGFGDNIRVLDWMFRRVTGEAEAKSSPVGLLPCRDSLNLDGLKEDVDLDQLFLLDQEFWRKEVKEVGSYFQSQVNHDLPVEVSQQLELLSIRVEKM, from the exons ACTCCCAGACATCCTTGTTACCTACCCTCGATCACATCGCACTCTCTCCGTACCCTGTCATGCCACCTCAGCTGCAGTCCCAGAACCAGAGCGGCCCGCGGGTCCTCCAGGGCGACTTGAGCTCCCTCAGTCCGGCCCTTAGGGAGTTCGTGGAGGCCAACGTCACTTTGTGCCAGCCTGACTCCTTGCACATCTGTGATGGCTCTGACGAGGAGAACCGAGCCATCCTGacccagctggaggagcaggggATGATCAAGAAGCTCGCCAAATACGAGAACTG CTGGTTGGCCAGGACCGACCCGAGGGACGTGGCCCGTGTGGAAAGCAAGACAGTGATTGTCACCAGAGAACAGAGGGACACAGTGCCGACACCCCAGGACGGCGGTGTGAGCCAACTGGGCCGCTGGATGTCCCTCGAGGAGTTTGATAAAGCCATGAACCTGCGCTTTCCAGGCTGCATGAAAG GTCGCACCATGTATGTGATCCCCTTCAGCATGGGTCCAGTGGGTTCCCCCTTGTCCAAGATCGGCGTTGAGCTGACTGACTCTCCCTACGTAGTGGCCAGTATGAGAGTGATGACTCGGATGGGGAAGGCCGTCTTGTCCGCTCTGGGGAACGGCGAGTTCGTCAGATGCCTGCACTCAGTCGGATGTCCACTGCCAGTCAAAA AGCCTCTGGTGAACAACTGGCCCTGCAACCCAGAGCAGACGCTGATCGCCCATATTCCAGACCGCCGACAGATTGTCTCATTCGGCAGCGGTTACGGGGGAAACTCCCTCTTAGGAAAAAAGTGCTTCGCCCTGCGCATTGCGTCCCGCATCGCCAAAGAGGAAGGCTGGCTCGCTGAGCACATGCTG ATTCTCGGCATCACAAACCCTGCGGGGGTGAAGAAGTACATGGCAGCGGCGTTCCCGAGTGCTTGCGGAAAGACAAACCTGGCCATGCTCTGTCCCACGCTTCCGGGTTGGAAAGTTGAATGTGTTGGGGACGACATTGCCTGGATGAAGTTTGATGATCAAG GACGTCTCCGTGCCATCAACCCTGAGAACGGCTTTTTTGGAGTCGCTCCTGGCACCTCTGGCAAAACCAACCCCAATGCCATGGCAACCATCATCAAGAACACCATCTTCACCAACGTTGCAGAGACCAGCGACGGCGGAGTGTACTGGGAGGGCATGGACGAAACTCTGCCGGAGGGAGTCACTGTCACTTCCTGGAAGAACCGACCCTGGAGCACCAAGGATG atgaaCCCTGCGCTCACCCCAATTCTCGCTTCTGCACTCCGGCTGACCAGTGCCCCATCATCGACCCTCTCTGGGAATCCCCCGAGGGCGTCCCCATCGAGGCCATCATCTTTGGGGGTCGCAGGCCTGAGG GTGTGCCTCTAGTGTACGAGGCGTTCAGCTGGCAACACGGCGTGTTTGTTGGTGCTGCGATGAGGTCAGAGGCCACGGCTGCAGCTGAGCACAAAG GAAAAGTCATTATGCACGACCCCTTCGCCATGCGTCCCTTCTTCGGCTACAACTTTGGTCAGTACCTGTCACACTGGCTCAGCATGGCCAAGCGTCCCGGGGCCAAACTTCCTAAGATCTTCCATGTCAACTGGTTCCGCAAGAGCCCGACCACTGGCTTCCTGTGGCCCGGCTTTGGCGACAACATCCGTGTTCTGGATTGGATGTTCAGACGGGTGACTGGCGAGGCTGAGGCCAAGTCCTCGCCTGTCGGCCTCCTGCCTTGCAGAGACTCTCTGAATCTGGATGGGTTGAAGGAAGATGTGGACCTGGATCAGCTCTTCTTGCTGGATCAGGAGTTCTGGCgaaaggaggtgaaggaggtggGCAGCTACTTCCAATCGCAGGTGAACCATGACCTGCCGGTAGAAGTGTCTCAGCAGTTAGAACTGCTGTCCATCAGAGTCGAGAAGATGTGA
- the pck1 gene encoding phosphoenolpyruvate carboxykinase, cytosolic [GTP] isoform X2, whose amino-acid sequence MPPQLQSQNQSGPRVLQGDLSSLSPALREFVEANVTLCQPDSLHICDGSDEENRAILTQLEEQGMIKKLAKYENCWLARTDPRDVARVESKTVIVTREQRDTVPTPQDGGVSQLGRWMSLEEFDKAMNLRFPGCMKGRTMYVIPFSMGPVGSPLSKIGVELTDSPYVVASMRVMTRMGKAVLSALGNGEFVRCLHSVGCPLPVKKPLVNNWPCNPEQTLIAHIPDRRQIVSFGSGYGGNSLLGKKCFALRIASRIAKEEGWLAEHMLILGITNPAGVKKYMAAAFPSACGKTNLAMLCPTLPGWKVECVGDDIAWMKFDDQGRLRAINPENGFFGVAPGTSGKTNPNAMATIIKNTIFTNVAETSDGGVYWEGMDETLPEGVTVTSWKNRPWSTKDDEPCAHPNSRFCTPADQCPIIDPLWESPEGVPIEAIIFGGRRPEGVPLVYEAFSWQHGVFVGAAMRSEATAAAEHKGKVIMHDPFAMRPFFGYNFGQYLSHWLSMAKRPGAKLPKIFHVNWFRKSPTTGFLWPGFGDNIRVLDWMFRRVTGEAEAKSSPVGLLPCRDSLNLDGLKEDVDLDQLFLLDQEFWRKEVKEVGSYFQSQVNHDLPVEVSQQLELLSIRVEKM is encoded by the exons ATGCCACCTCAGCTGCAGTCCCAGAACCAGAGCGGCCCGCGGGTCCTCCAGGGCGACTTGAGCTCCCTCAGTCCGGCCCTTAGGGAGTTCGTGGAGGCCAACGTCACTTTGTGCCAGCCTGACTCCTTGCACATCTGTGATGGCTCTGACGAGGAGAACCGAGCCATCCTGacccagctggaggagcaggggATGATCAAGAAGCTCGCCAAATACGAGAACTG CTGGTTGGCCAGGACCGACCCGAGGGACGTGGCCCGTGTGGAAAGCAAGACAGTGATTGTCACCAGAGAACAGAGGGACACAGTGCCGACACCCCAGGACGGCGGTGTGAGCCAACTGGGCCGCTGGATGTCCCTCGAGGAGTTTGATAAAGCCATGAACCTGCGCTTTCCAGGCTGCATGAAAG GTCGCACCATGTATGTGATCCCCTTCAGCATGGGTCCAGTGGGTTCCCCCTTGTCCAAGATCGGCGTTGAGCTGACTGACTCTCCCTACGTAGTGGCCAGTATGAGAGTGATGACTCGGATGGGGAAGGCCGTCTTGTCCGCTCTGGGGAACGGCGAGTTCGTCAGATGCCTGCACTCAGTCGGATGTCCACTGCCAGTCAAAA AGCCTCTGGTGAACAACTGGCCCTGCAACCCAGAGCAGACGCTGATCGCCCATATTCCAGACCGCCGACAGATTGTCTCATTCGGCAGCGGTTACGGGGGAAACTCCCTCTTAGGAAAAAAGTGCTTCGCCCTGCGCATTGCGTCCCGCATCGCCAAAGAGGAAGGCTGGCTCGCTGAGCACATGCTG ATTCTCGGCATCACAAACCCTGCGGGGGTGAAGAAGTACATGGCAGCGGCGTTCCCGAGTGCTTGCGGAAAGACAAACCTGGCCATGCTCTGTCCCACGCTTCCGGGTTGGAAAGTTGAATGTGTTGGGGACGACATTGCCTGGATGAAGTTTGATGATCAAG GACGTCTCCGTGCCATCAACCCTGAGAACGGCTTTTTTGGAGTCGCTCCTGGCACCTCTGGCAAAACCAACCCCAATGCCATGGCAACCATCATCAAGAACACCATCTTCACCAACGTTGCAGAGACCAGCGACGGCGGAGTGTACTGGGAGGGCATGGACGAAACTCTGCCGGAGGGAGTCACTGTCACTTCCTGGAAGAACCGACCCTGGAGCACCAAGGATG atgaaCCCTGCGCTCACCCCAATTCTCGCTTCTGCACTCCGGCTGACCAGTGCCCCATCATCGACCCTCTCTGGGAATCCCCCGAGGGCGTCCCCATCGAGGCCATCATCTTTGGGGGTCGCAGGCCTGAGG GTGTGCCTCTAGTGTACGAGGCGTTCAGCTGGCAACACGGCGTGTTTGTTGGTGCTGCGATGAGGTCAGAGGCCACGGCTGCAGCTGAGCACAAAG GAAAAGTCATTATGCACGACCCCTTCGCCATGCGTCCCTTCTTCGGCTACAACTTTGGTCAGTACCTGTCACACTGGCTCAGCATGGCCAAGCGTCCCGGGGCCAAACTTCCTAAGATCTTCCATGTCAACTGGTTCCGCAAGAGCCCGACCACTGGCTTCCTGTGGCCCGGCTTTGGCGACAACATCCGTGTTCTGGATTGGATGTTCAGACGGGTGACTGGCGAGGCTGAGGCCAAGTCCTCGCCTGTCGGCCTCCTGCCTTGCAGAGACTCTCTGAATCTGGATGGGTTGAAGGAAGATGTGGACCTGGATCAGCTCTTCTTGCTGGATCAGGAGTTCTGGCgaaaggaggtgaaggaggtggGCAGCTACTTCCAATCGCAGGTGAACCATGACCTGCCGGTAGAAGTGTCTCAGCAGTTAGAACTGCTGTCCATCAGAGTCGAGAAGATGTGA